GATGACGCAGGGGTACGCCCACCTCACCTTCGAGGAAGCCGACAAGGGCACGCTCGAGGTCGGCAGGCTCGCCGACCTGGTCGTCACCTCGGAGCACTACCTCGACTGCGCCGACCCCTGCCTGGAGACCATGCAGGTCGACATGACGGTCGTGGGGGGCAGGGTGGTGTACGAGCGGTAGGGGTTCCCCGGCAGGGCCCGCCCCGTCACCGCGTTCTCCAAACCGATCGGGAACGAACTCCCGAATCGCCAGACCCATTGGGAGAGCACTCCCGTCTGGTTCTCCAGAACCGCACTGGCAACGTCTACTGGACCGCCGGCAAGGACCCGCGTATCCTATTCGCCCGCAGGGGCGGCTCCTCGCTCGCCGGGGATGATCCTTGATGCCTCACAACACGGGAGAGCGACCACTGACCAAACAGGCGTACAAGTTGCGGCTTGAAGGGCTGCGCGAAGCAGAAGGCCACATCAAGGCGAACACCTTGGTGCGGGCGTTGGGTGCCCCGCTCGGAACGGCGGAACGAGCCACGCGGCTGGCCGCCACAGGCCGCAGTGTTGCCAAGGGTCGAAAGCCGGGTTGGCTAAAGGCGGCGATGAACGTAACGGTTACAGGACTCGGCGCAGGATCGACAACTCTCGATATCCAGGCCCCGAGACTCGGTGACGTTCGCCAGGAATTTGGGCAACGAGACTTCTGGCTTGAGCAACCTGAAATGGGAGACACGGCACTTGATCTGGGAGCCCGCGCCATCAGAGAAGCTCGAAGGTCCGACGCAACCGGGGACCACTACGACAGTTCCACCCTTAGTGAGATCCTCAAACTGGGGAGAGCCGCCGAAGGAGCGGGAGAAGTTCGCTACGAGTTGATTCCGGAGAACGGAGCGCGGCGAGGGTTTATTCTGGAGACCTCGGAATGCCGGGGACTCCGACATCGATTGGACTTGATCCCAGCCTCGCGCGCTGCCGTAGTAAGCGGGCGACTCGACGAGATCGGACACGGCCAGGGTCGCTTCGGCCTCCTGATGGGCCAGGGGCTTACCCTTCCGGGTCGGCTACGCCGCAGCTCCCTCGACGTAGAGTTACTCCGACCGCTATGGGGCAAGTTGGCCACTGTGCAAGGCCTGGTCCACTTCAAACCCAACGGTCAGCCACGTCTGATCGAAGCGTACCGAATCAGCGCCCGCACTGACGGCGACACTATCTTCGAGACCCCGCCGCACGGTGAAACGAGCGGGCAAGCGGCCCTAAGAAGGAGCCCACCTGTCAAGGCAATCGCCCATGTTGATCCGATGGTGCTTTGGGGTGTGTGGCCCGGCGATGAGCCCATCGAGGAACTGCTGGCTCAACTGGATTAGTTGCCAGGCCCGATGCGACGGTTCTTGCTGGATACGAACATTCTGTTGGGACTTGCCCGGAGAGCTCCTTGGGCCCGTCGCACACACGACCAGTTCAATCTGGGTGATCCTGAGGCGATCTCCTTCACCTCCGTTGTGTGCATAGGCGAGATACTCTCCATCGCAGAGCGGAACGGGTGGGGATCGAAGAAGAGAACCAACCTTGAAAGGACGCTCACAGAACTCCCTGATCTCCCGATCAAGGATCCTGACATTCTGAGAGCATACGCCCTCATCGACGCATGAACCCAAGGTCAACCCGTCGATTCTCCGGGAGGAGTTCGTCCCCCGAAGCCAGCGGTTCCGATGTCGAAAAACGACCTCTGGATCGCCGCTACAGCTCACGTCACCGGTGCGACCCTCCTGTCGACCGACAGAGACTTCGGGCACTTGGACGGCGTGTGGTTAAGATACGAATTCGTTGACCAACAGGCTCGCTAAGCCGAGCGCTCTGGCACCCGCGACCGTCTGTCCATGTCTGCGAAGCGTAGCTGGCAGTTGGCCTTCGTGCTTCCGAATCTTGCCCTTGGGTCGTATGGCCATGGCATGGGGTCAACTCAGGATCTTATTGGTGGCGATTCTCTTGGCTAGTGCGATCGCTTGAGGGCTTGAGCTGCCAACACAGAAAAAAAGCTCGAATAGAGGTGAGTTCTTCCTATTCCTCAATGTCCTAGAAAGCCCTAGGAACCGGTCACCGAAGAGCTCTTGGAGTTGGCTCTCGTAGATGCTACGGAGACCGCCAACGCCGCGGTTCCGATGCAGTTCTTCCACGCCGAAGAGATTCTCTTGGCCGGTGGACGAATACAGTTTTCGCCAACTGTCACCACCGAAAACGGCATTCAAACGGCTAACCCACTGTGGCTCAACGGCGTCGGGATCCCGCGTTAAGGGCAACATCCTGCCGATTGCACTGGAAGGGAAGAGCAGCCACATATCGAGCCTCTGTAGCCCCGCAACATGAGCAACGGTACTCCATTTCAGTTGGACGCCGAAGGGATCCAAGAAAAGGACGCCGCGCCAAGCACTCCCGTAAGTGTTTCTACGGAGGCGTCTTAGAAAGACATTGGCATCGTCGCATTCGACATCGATCACCCTTCTCGGGTAGTGGTGGCGCAGTTCCCTCAGGTGACGGCAATTCTTGGCGTCGAGGTCCACCAGCACGATGCGATCAAATGATCGATGTCTCACACTGAGGGCTCGACCCGCGGAGCCCATGATCGGTATTCCATAGTCATCTTCGTTCCCAGATTCTATCCATCCTGTACCTGCGAACGCATCCACGTAGATGAGGTCAAATGGCTGGTGCTTGAGGGCGGTGGTATAAGCATCCAAGTAGCCTTCCAAAACCTGGAGTTTGTCTTCGGTCCAAGCTCCACCGAACTGGTTGTAGCTAGTCATCATTCCACTCCCGTCCGCCTCCAGCGTGTTCTCCGATGGCTCCTTCACCTCCGATGGTCTGAGGAAACCCTTCCGCCCATCCGCCCGGAATCTCATTCCACTCCCTCCCCTCCAACTCACGCCCGCCCGCCTTCGGCGTACGTCCTCCCCACTGCTTGAAGAAGAAGGGGACCTTCGCGGCCAAGCACTCGTCCCGTAGGTCCGCTACCCACCGAGGATTGACCGGGCGTCGCCCTGGCCCACTCTCACCCCCTACGATAACCCAGTGAATGCCACCCGAACTCAGCACCTTGCACAGGCTGAGCGGGCCGATCAGAGGCTCACAGCTCAAGAAACGAACCGCCGCTGGAACCTGCTTCAGGTGTCGGATCCGGTAGGCCGTGTTCTGATTCTCCGTCGATGTCCCGATCCAGATGTGCGACGGCAGTCCCTGCTCTCCGAACAGGTCCTTGTTCTCTCGCACAAAGCGGGCAACGCGGCTCGGACGCTTGGTGAGTACTTGGTAGGTATGCCTATCCACATCGAGCATCACCTCGAAGACGGCGCGGAGGAACCAACCGGGGATGTCCCGATGGAAGAGATCCGACATCGAGTTGACGAAGACAAGGCGTCGTCCTTTCCACTGGCCTGGCTGCGACAAGCGCTCCGGCCAGATTCTGACGGCAAAGGGGTCACGCCGGTTGGCAGCCGTATCTACCGCCGGCAAGCGCCGACGGTAGATCTTGCTCAACAGCCGCCGGGACAACGCTTCCGCGTAACAGTTGTCGCACCCCTCCGATACTCGGGTGCAACCCGTTGTCGGATTCCAAGTGACCTCCGTCCATTCGATTGAACTTCTCTGGCCCATGGGGATCACCTCCGTACGCCCGTGCTCCGCCTAGCACATGATACCGAATATAACCCGAATACCGGCCACCGCAAAACCTCCCTCCAGGGCGGTCCAAGACTCACCGAGCGCCCTCAACCCCATCGCCCCCCGGCAATCCCCTCGTCCCGCACACCACGAACTCCCGCCCGCCCCGCCGGATCCG
This DNA window, taken from Acidobacteriota bacterium, encodes the following:
- a CDS encoding amidohydrolase family protein — encoded protein: MTQGYAHLTFEEADKGTLEVGRLADLVVTSEHYLDCADPCLETMQVDMTVVGGRVVYER
- the tcmP gene encoding three-Cys-motif partner protein TcmP — its product is MMTSYNQFGGAWTEDKLQVLEGYLDAYTTALKHQPFDLIYVDAFAGTGWIESGNEDDYGIPIMGSAGRALSVRHRSFDRIVLVDLDAKNCRHLRELRHHYPRRVIDVECDDANVFLRRLRRNTYGSAWRGVLFLDPFGVQLKWSTVAHVAGLQRLDMWLLFPSSAIGRMLPLTRDPDAVEPQWVSRLNAVFGGDSWRKLYSSTGQENLFGVEELHRNRGVGGLRSIYESQLQELFGDRFLGLSRTLRNRKNSPLFELFFCVGSSSPQAIALAKRIATNKILS
- a CDS encoding phage Gp37/Gp68 family protein, which produces MGQRSSIEWTEVTWNPTTGCTRVSEGCDNCYAEALSRRLLSKIYRRRLPAVDTAANRRDPFAVRIWPERLSQPGQWKGRRLVFVNSMSDLFHRDIPGWFLRAVFEVMLDVDRHTYQVLTKRPSRVARFVRENKDLFGEQGLPSHIWIGTSTENQNTAYRIRHLKQVPAAVRFLSCEPLIGPLSLCKVLSSGGIHWVIVGGESGPGRRPVNPRWVADLRDECLAAKVPFFFKQWGGRTPKAGGRELEGREWNEIPGGWAEGFPQTIGGEGAIGEHAGGGREWNDD